In Mycolicibacter virginiensis, the DNA window GTCGGGGTTGTCCAGTGCACCGAGCAGGTTCGCCCAGGCGCTCTGGTCGCCGGAGACCTCCAGCCCACCATTGCCCAGCAGCGCCGCCAGCAGCGCCAGCTTGGTGGGCGCCGTGACGGTGACGTCCGCGCTGTCCGGGTCCGCCGGCGTCTTGCGGTGCACGAGCACCCCGTTGCGCAGGGTGAGGCGATAGTTGACCCCGGTGTCGGCGAACGAGACATCCAGAGCCAGCGCCAGATCCCAGGCCCGCGGCCCATTGATCCGGATCGCCAGACTCTCGAAGAGCTGCTCGGGGCTCAGTTGCGAGATCAGTGCCACCGAGGTGACCTGACCGACCGTGCCGAAGTTGCCGGTGCGCAGTTCGGTGGCGCCGGAGAGGAAGAAGTTGCGCCAGGTCGCGTTCTCCGCGCCGTAAGCCAGTTGTTCCAGCGTGTCGGCGTAGAGCCTGCGTGCCCCCGCGTGGTCGGCGTCGGTGAACATCGCATGGTCGAGCAGGGTTGCTGCCCAGCGGAAATCACCGTCATTGAAGGCTGCCTCGGCCAGTTCGACAACGCGGTCCACTCCGCCCAGCGCCGCCGTGTAGCGGGGTCCCAGGGCCTCGGGCGGGTGCGGCCACAACCGGGCCGGGTTGCCGTCGAACCAGCCCAGATACCGCTGGTAGACGGCTTTGACGTTGTGGCTCACCGAGCCGTAGTAGCCGCGGGCGTGCCAGGCGTTTTCCAGCGCGGGCGGCAGCTGGAACTGTTCGGCGATCTCGACTCCGGTGAAGCCGCGGTTGAGCAGCCGCAGCGTCTGGTCGTGCAGGTAGGCGTACAGATCGCGCTGCAGCCCCAGGTACTGCGCGATCCGCTCGGTGCCCCACGTCGGCCAGTGGTGCGAGGCGAAGACGACGTCGGCCCGCCCGGCGAAGGTGTCGATGGCCTCGGTGAGGTAACCCGCCCAGGCCCGCGGATCACGAACCAGCGCGCCGCGCAGTGTCAGCAGATTGTGCTGGTTGTGGGTGGCGTTCTCGGCCATGCACAACGCCCGGAATTGCGGGAAGTAGAAATGCATTTCGGCCGGCGCCTCGGTGCCCGGCGCCATCTGGAACTCGATCTGTACGCCATCGATGACATGGGACTCGCCGGTCTGGGAGATGGTGACGGTGGGGACGATGACCGACACCTCCCCGGTCGAGGTGTTCTGCCCCAGGCCGCAGCCGACCTGCCCGCGCGGGCCGCGGGACAGCACGGTGCCGTACATGTAGCCGGCCCGGCGCAGCATCGCGGTGCCGGCGTAGACGTTCTCGGCCACCACGTGCTCGATGAAGCCCTCGGGGGCGAGCACGGCCACCCGCCCGGCGTCAACGTCGGCCTGCGACGTCACGCCCAGCACGCCGCCGAAATGGTCGGCGTGACTGTGGGTGTAAATGACCGCGGTGACGGGGCGGTCCCCGCCGCGGTGCTCCCGGTAGAGCTTCAGTGCGGCGGCGGCGACCTCGGTGGAGATCAGCGGATCGATGACGATGACCCCGGAGTCGCCTTCGACGAAGGTGATGTTGGAGATGTCGAAGCCGCGCACCTGGTAGATGCCCTCGACCACTTCATAGAGACCCTGCTTGGCGGCCAGCTGCGATTGGCGCCACAGCGACGGGTGCACCGAGGTCGGCGGGTCACCGGCGAGGAAGTCGTAGCTGTCGTTGTCCCAGACCACTTGGCCGTCGGCGGCGGTGATGACGCACGGTGTCAGTGCGGCGATGAAGCCGCGGTCTGCGTCGGCGAAATCCGTTGTGTCGCCGAAGGGCAGCGCCTTGAGGTGCGCGGCGTGGGCGGCTTCGATCGTTGCACTCACCGGCTGGTTCTCCATGGCGTCCAGCTTGCCATCGACGCCGTGCCGCGGTGCGGTTGTCGCGTCAGTGGCGCCGACGCAACGAGGTCAATGCGTGGCGCAGTCGCGTGGGCCACGACGGGCGGGCGACCCGGTCGCGGGTCTCGCGGGCCTCGTGGGCGTAGTCGCGAATGGATTCGTCGCCTTCTTCAGCACGCATCAGATCACTTCTCCGGTGAGTCGTCGGGCGGGGCCGGCGGGTCTTCGGGAACCAGCCGTTCGGGCACCTCGGCAGGAGCGAGTCGTTCCGGCGGTTCCGCGGGCACCAGTCGTTCCGGCGGCTCTTCGGGAACACGCCGGTGTGGCGGCTCTTCCGGCCGGCCCGGTTCGGGTGGCAGTTCGGGATTCATCTGGGTCGCCTACCCGCGGGGCGGCGGGAGCAAACCCCGGGGCAGACGCACGGTGAACGCGGTCCGGCCGGGTTCGCTGCTGACGGTGATGGTGCCCCGGTGGGCCCGGACCACCGCCGAGGCGATCGCCAGCCCGAGACCGGTGCTGCCGCCCTTGCGCGACCGGGAGGTGTCGCCGCGGGCGAATCGCTGGAAGATCTCCGGCAGGAACTCCGCGGGGATTCCCGGGCCGTCGTCGGTGACGCTCAGCACGGCGTCATCTCCGTCGACACCCAGCCGAAGGGTCACCACGGTTCCCGGACCGGTGTGGACGCGGGCGTTGGTGAGCAGGTTGGCCACCACCTGATGCAATCGGGCGGCGTCACCGGGCACCGTCACCGGCTCGTCGGGCAGATCGAGTTGCCACTGATGGTCCGGTCCTCCCACGTGGGCATCGCTGACCGTGTCGACCGCCATTCGGGACAGGTCCACCGGTTCGTGCTCCAGCGGACGGCCGGAGTCCAACCGGGCCAACAGCAGCAGGTCTTCGACCAGTCGGGTCATCCGCTCGGTCTCGGACTGCACCCGGCTCAACGCATGCGCCAACGCTTGCGAGTCCGCTCCGTCTGATACCGGAATTCGTTGCGCCAATTCGGTGTAACCGCGGATCGCAGTCAGCGGCGTGCGTAACTCATGACTGGCGTCGGCGACGAACTGGCGCACCCGGGTCTCACTGTCCTGGCGGGTCGACAGCGCGGCAGCGATGTGGTCGAGCATCCGGTTGACCGCCGCGCCCAGTTGTCCCACCTCGGTGCGGGGATTGGCGTCGGATTCGGCGACGCGCACCGGCAGCGTCGCCTCACCGCGGTCCAACGGCAGGCCGGCGACTTCGCCGGCGGTCTGCGCGACGCGCCGCAGCGGGGTCAGTGCTCGCCGGATCACCACACTGCCGGCGGTGGCCACCGCGGCCACGGCGACCAGGGTGACCAGCCCGAAGATCAGCAGCACCCGGACCATGGTGTCGTCCACCGCGGCCAGCGGCAGCCCGGTGACGATCACGTCGTCACCACGTCGAGCGGTGGTCGCGACCACCCGGTAGCGGCCCACGCCGTCGAGGCGCCGCGTCACCGGGGGTTCGCCGGCCGACACATCGGTCAATCGCGTCGTGGCGGAAGGACTCAGCTCCTCCCGCTGACCCGAGATGCTCAGATAGCCCGCCTCGACGTCTTGACCAGACCCGGGAGTACTCCCGCTTTCCATCACGGCACCGACCATGCCGGCCGGCTGGCCGGGGGCGTCCAGGAAGTCCGGGCCGGGCCCCGGGCGCGGTCGGTGATGCCGATGTCCGGGCGGCGGCAGGGGCTGGCCGTGCAGCCGCGCGGAGCGGCGCGAGGCGTCGGAGAGCTGGTGGTCGAGTTGGCCGACCAGATACTGGTAGAGGGCCAGTTCCGTCACCGCGCCGATACCCAGGCAGGCCACGGTGAGCAGCACGATCTGACCGGCCAGCAGCCGCGCCCGCAGCGACCAGGTGCGCCACAGGCCGGCTTGCCGCGATTTACACAGCCGGCTTGAGCACATAGCCCGCACCGCGCAGCGTGTGGATCATCGGCGGTCGGCCGTTGTCGATCTTCTTACGCAGATAGGAGATGTAGAGCTCGACGATGTTGGCTCGGCCGCCGAAGTCGTAGTCCCACACCCGGTCCAGGATCTGCGCTTTGGACAGCACCCGCTTGGCGTTGTGCATCAGGTAACGCAGCAGCTCGAATTCGGTGGACGTCAACGTGATCGGATCACCGCCCCGGGTCACCTCATGGGAATCCTCGTCGAGCACCAGGTCACCGACCACGATCTGGGCCCCGGCCTCGGCGGTGCTCACCCCGGTGCGGCGCAACAGCGCTCGCAGCCGCAACACCACTTCTTCGATGCTGAACGGCTTGGTGACGTAGTCGTCGCCGCCAGCGGTCAACCCCGCAATGCGGTCCTCGAGGCCGTCCTTGGCGGTCAAGAACAGCACCGGCAGCCGCGGGTTGATCTCGCGCAGCTTGGGCAGGACGTCGAGTCCGCTCATGTCGGGAAGCATCACGTCGAGCACCACCACGTCGGGGCGTTCGGCCTTGGCGGCGGCGATCGCCGAGGCGCCATCCCCCGCCGTCGCGGTGGTCCAGCCCTCGTAGCGCAGCGCCATCGACACCATCTCGGCCAGCACCGACTCGTCGTCGACCACCAGCACCGTGATGGGCTTGCCGTCGGCGCGCGACATCACGACGCGTTCGACCGATCCCCGTGGCGCAGACATCACGTTCCAGTATGTCGGTCGCGCCGATATGTTCATCGCATGGCACGCTCACCGCAGGAAATCTTCGACCACCATCTCCAGGCTCTGCTCGCCCGCGACGTCGACGAGCTGCTCGTCGATTACACCGACGAATCGGAGCTGATCACCGCCGCCGGCGTAGCGCGGGGCAGCAGCGGCATCCGGGCCGCGTTCAGCCAGCTGTCCGCCGCGCTGGCCGACGCGAACTTCGAGATCAAGTCGCAGACCTACAGCGGCAACGTGCTGCTGCTGGAATGGACGCTGGAGGCAGCGGGTTTCAGCGTCGACGGAGTGGACACCTTCCTGTTCGGCGAGGACTCGATCCGGGTGCAGACGATCTCCCAGCAGGTCCGGCCCAATAGCTGACGCCGCTGGAAACGGGGCCCGCGAAATCACCGAATCGCTGCGGGCTGACGGGTTAGGTTTCCCCCCGTGAACCTCGAAGCGGTCGCGGACTGGATGTCCGCCCAGGGCCTGGGCGAGGGCCCGCTGGAAAACGTCACCGAGCTGTCCGGCGGCACCCAGAACGTCATGCTGCAGTTCACCCGATCCGGTCGCAGCTACGTGTTGCGGCGCGGCCCACGGCATCTGCGACCGCGCAGCAACGCG includes these proteins:
- a CDS encoding response regulator transcription factor — protein: MSRADGKPITVLVVDDESVLAEMVSMALRYEGWTTATAGDGASAIAAAKAERPDVVVLDVMLPDMSGLDVLPKLREINPRLPVLFLTAKDGLEDRIAGLTAGGDDYVTKPFSIEEVVLRLRALLRRTGVSTAEAGAQIVVGDLVLDEDSHEVTRGGDPITLTSTEFELLRYLMHNAKRVLSKAQILDRVWDYDFGGRANIVELYISYLRKKIDNGRPPMIHTLRGAGYVLKPAV
- a CDS encoding nuclear transport factor 2 family protein — translated: MARSPQEIFDHHLQALLARDVDELLVDYTDESELITAAGVARGSSGIRAAFSQLSAALADANFEIKSQTYSGNVLLLEWTLEAAGFSVDGVDTFLFGEDSIRVQTISQQVRPNS
- a CDS encoding sensor histidine kinase, with amino-acid sequence MCSSRLCKSRQAGLWRTWSLRARLLAGQIVLLTVACLGIGAVTELALYQYLVGQLDHQLSDASRRSARLHGQPLPPPGHRHHRPRPGPGPDFLDAPGQPAGMVGAVMESGSTPGSGQDVEAGYLSISGQREELSPSATTRLTDVSAGEPPVTRRLDGVGRYRVVATTARRGDDVIVTGLPLAAVDDTMVRVLLIFGLVTLVAVAAVATAGSVVIRRALTPLRRVAQTAGEVAGLPLDRGEATLPVRVAESDANPRTEVGQLGAAVNRMLDHIAAALSTRQDSETRVRQFVADASHELRTPLTAIRGYTELAQRIPVSDGADSQALAHALSRVQSETERMTRLVEDLLLLARLDSGRPLEHEPVDLSRMAVDTVSDAHVGGPDHQWQLDLPDEPVTVPGDAARLHQVVANLLTNARVHTGPGTVVTLRLGVDGDDAVLSVTDDGPGIPAEFLPEIFQRFARGDTSRSRKGGSTGLGLAIASAVVRAHRGTITVSSEPGRTAFTVRLPRGLLPPPRG
- a CDS encoding alkyl/aryl-sulfatase — protein: MENQPVSATIEAAHAAHLKALPFGDTTDFADADRGFIAALTPCVITAADGQVVWDNDSYDFLAGDPPTSVHPSLWRQSQLAAKQGLYEVVEGIYQVRGFDISNITFVEGDSGVIVIDPLISTEVAAAALKLYREHRGGDRPVTAVIYTHSHADHFGGVLGVTSQADVDAGRVAVLAPEGFIEHVVAENVYAGTAMLRRAGYMYGTVLSRGPRGQVGCGLGQNTSTGEVSVIVPTVTISQTGESHVIDGVQIEFQMAPGTEAPAEMHFYFPQFRALCMAENATHNQHNLLTLRGALVRDPRAWAGYLTEAIDTFAGRADVVFASHHWPTWGTERIAQYLGLQRDLYAYLHDQTLRLLNRGFTGVEIAEQFQLPPALENAWHARGYYGSVSHNVKAVYQRYLGWFDGNPARLWPHPPEALGPRYTAALGGVDRVVELAEAAFNDGDFRWAATLLDHAMFTDADHAGARRLYADTLEQLAYGAENATWRNFFLSGATELRTGNFGTVGQVTSVALISQLSPEQLFESLAIRINGPRAWDLALALDVSFADTGVNYRLTLRNGVLVHRKTPADPDSADVTVTAPTKLALLAALLGNGGLEVSGDQSAWANLLGALDNPDPNFNIVTP